The following are encoded in a window of Dysidea avara chromosome 4, odDysAvar1.4, whole genome shotgun sequence genomic DNA:
- the LOC136254125 gene encoding extracellular serine proteinase-like — protein MRYYQCLILALIFGCVIFQDVSGVARVKRSIDESLRDPGIYIVHFEDSSTDAQLQHFVKQLNRRSKRRVKFEAEIIAEYPSIKCLTVRLSERALKWVTHHELVLEVKENEYVIFVSKIDSLASAKPGWHLDRVDQEALPLDQKYTASQYTGKSVDVYVLDTGIHYNHSVFNGRAHYPGCDPIDKLSNTTREGEDCNGHGTHVAGLVGGNGTGLATSVTLFSVRVANCSGLSSEASLLDGLMCVREHSKGRNGTRAIINMSLAGTKILYSVSKILNELITDGVVVTASAGNGNRDDFRRVNYDSCKVYPAGYNGVINVAATDMDDNALMGEFEGRSLKFNLGPCVDVFSPGYSVLSSDICIPNSTCYNSTGDKCSSFTCQRFRTGTSQSSPIVAGAVALLLEKCPHITNTEIRNMLRTYLSRGRVRFCKAYKFLSEYTTLTAVNDVVGTTLNRLLFIGVLPYVYCEEFNGEPLITSINY, from the exons ATGAGATATTATCAGTGCCTAATTCTTGCATTGATCTTTGGCTGTGTCATATTCCAAGATGTTTCTGGAGTTGCAAGAGTTAAAAGATCTATTGATGAAAGTTTACGTGATCCAGGAATTTATATTGTCCACTTTGAGGACAGTTCAACTGATGCACAACTACAGCACTTTGTTAAGCAGCTGAATAGGAGGTCCAAAAGAAGGGTAAAGTTTGAAGCAGAGATAATTGCAGAATATCCTAGCATCAAATGCTTAACAGTGAGGCTGTCAGAAAGAGCTTTAAAATGG GTCACACATCATGAATTGGTTTTGGAAGTAAAGGAAAATGAATATGTTATATTTGTATCTAAAATTGATTCTCTGGCATCTGCCAAGCCTGGATGGCACTTGGATAGAGTAGACCAAGAGGCATTGCCACTGGATCAGAAATATACTGCTAGCCAATACACTGGGAAGTCAGTTGATGTATATGTACTGGACACTGGTATTCACTATAATCACAGTGTATTCAATGGTAGAGCTCACTATCCCGGCTGTGATCCAATTGACAAGTTAAGCAACACAACACGTGAAGGAGAAGACTGCAATGGCCATGGAACTCATGTAGCTGGTCTTGTTGGTGGAAATGGTACTGGGCTAGCCACTAGTGTGACTTTGTTTTCTGTTAGAGTAGCAAACTGCAGCGGCCTCTCTTCTGAAGCATCACTCCTTGATGGACTAATGTGTGTACGTGAACATAGTAAAGGCAGAAATGGAACCCGAGCAATCATTAATATGTCTCTTGCTGGAACTAAAATATTGTATAGTGTTagcaaaattttgaatgaaTTAATAACTGATGGTGTAGTTGTCACAGCTTCTGCCGGGAATGGGAATCGTGATGACTTTAGGAGAGTAAATTATGACTCCTGTAAAGTTTATCCAGCAGGTTACAATGGTGTTATCAATGTAGCTGCTACTGACATGGATGATAATGCATTGATGGGTGAATTTGAAGGTAGAAGTTTGAAGTTTAACTTGGGACCATGTGTGGATGTGTTTTCTCCTGGCTATAGTGTCCTCAGCAGTGACATATGTATCCCTAACAGCACCTGCTACAACTCTACAGGAGATAAATGTAGCTCATTCACATGTCAAAGGTTTCGAACAGGAACGTCTCAGAGTTCGCCAATAGTAGCTGGAGCTGTTGCCCTACTACTGGAGAAATGCCCACATATAACCAATACAGAAATTAGAAACATGCTAAGAACATATCTTTCCAGAGGCAGAGTCCGATTCTGTAAGGCATACAAATTCCTGAGTGAATACACTACTCTGACAGCTGTCAATGATGTTGTTGGTACAACACTGAATCGTTTACTATTCATAGGAGTTTTACCATACGTATATTGTGAAGAGTTTAATGGTGAACCATTAATTACATCAATAAATTATTAA